In a genomic window of [Empedobacter] haloabium:
- the xdhB gene encoding xanthine dehydrogenase molybdopterin binding subunit, translating into MNHPVTPGLTDAWKAVGVARPHESAELHVLGQATYTDDIPEVHGTLHAALGLSAKAHARIVALDLAPVLACPGVVAAYTASDIPGTNDCGPIIHDDPIFAQGEVLYVGQPIFIVVADTHTNARRAARKAVVTYEELPAILTPQQAKAASSYVLPPLRLQRGDAQAAFERAPHVLKGELFVGGQEQFYLEGQIAYAIPKENRGMLVQCSTQHPSEMQHVVAHALGLHSHHVTVECRRMGGGFGGKESQSALWAAAAAIAATLTKRPVKLRADRDDDMMVTGKRHCFWYEYEVGYDDDGRIVAARVDMTLRAGFSADLSGPVATRAVCHFDNAYYLSDVDIRAGCGKTNTQSNTAFRGFGGPQGAIAIEYVIDEIARNLGRDALDIRRLNFYGKTERNETPYRQVIVDNVIDELTTELERSSEYRARRESIAAFNATSPVLKKGLALTPVKFGIAFNVTHLNQAGALVHVYVDGSVLVNHGGTEMGQGINTKVMQVVAHELGVDLRHVRASATDTSKVANTSATAASTGADLNGKAAQDAARQIRERLAAFAVKQYGGDVAAVRFGADVVHVNGHEVPFPELVQKAYLARVQLWSDGFYATPGLHWDPKTMTGHPFSYYAYGAAVSEVVVDTLTGEWKLLRADALYDAGASLNPAIDIGQVEGAFIQGMGWLTTEQLWWNDAGKLMTHAPSTYKIPGISDCPEDFRVRLFDNRNVEDSIHRSKATGEPPLLLPFSVFFAIRDAISSVGEHRVNPPLDAPATSEEILKAVDAVQESVAQKMGSVPIFEATVSDGK; encoded by the coding sequence ATGAACCATCCCGTCACTCCCGGCCTGACCGACGCCTGGAAAGCCGTCGGCGTGGCCCGCCCGCACGAGTCGGCCGAGCTGCACGTGCTGGGCCAGGCCACCTATACCGACGACATCCCGGAAGTACACGGTACTCTGCACGCGGCACTGGGCCTGTCCGCCAAGGCGCACGCCAGGATTGTCGCGCTCGACCTGGCGCCCGTGCTGGCCTGCCCCGGCGTCGTGGCGGCCTACACGGCCAGCGACATCCCGGGCACCAACGACTGCGGCCCGATCATCCACGACGACCCGATCTTCGCCCAGGGCGAGGTGCTGTACGTGGGCCAGCCGATCTTCATCGTGGTGGCGGACACGCACACCAATGCGCGCCGCGCCGCCCGCAAGGCCGTCGTCACGTACGAGGAGCTGCCGGCGATCCTGACGCCGCAGCAGGCCAAGGCCGCCAGTTCCTACGTGCTGCCGCCACTGCGGCTGCAGCGCGGCGACGCGCAGGCCGCGTTCGAGCGCGCGCCGCACGTCCTCAAGGGCGAGCTGTTCGTCGGCGGCCAGGAACAGTTCTACCTGGAAGGTCAGATCGCCTATGCCATCCCGAAGGAAAACCGCGGCATGCTGGTGCAGTGCTCCACGCAGCACCCCAGCGAGATGCAGCACGTCGTCGCACACGCGCTGGGGCTGCATTCGCACCACGTGACCGTCGAATGCCGGCGCATGGGCGGGGGCTTCGGCGGCAAGGAATCGCAGTCGGCGCTGTGGGCGGCGGCGGCGGCCATCGCCGCCACGCTGACGAAGCGGCCGGTAAAACTGCGTGCCGACCGCGACGATGACATGATGGTCACCGGCAAGCGCCACTGCTTCTGGTACGAGTACGAAGTGGGCTATGACGACGACGGCCGCATCGTCGCCGCACGGGTGGACATGACCCTGCGCGCCGGCTTCTCGGCCGACCTGTCCGGCCCCGTCGCCACGCGCGCCGTCTGCCACTTCGACAATGCCTACTACCTGTCGGACGTGGACATCCGCGCCGGCTGCGGCAAGACCAACACGCAATCGAACACCGCGTTCCGCGGCTTCGGCGGGCCGCAGGGGGCGATCGCCATCGAATACGTCATCGACGAGATCGCGCGCAACCTGGGCCGCGACGCGCTGGACATCCGCCGCCTGAATTTCTACGGCAAGACCGAACGCAACGAGACGCCGTACCGCCAGGTCATCGTCGACAATGTCATCGACGAGCTGACGACGGAACTGGAGCGCAGCAGCGAGTACCGCGCCCGCCGCGAGAGCATCGCCGCGTTCAACGCCACCAGTCCCGTGCTGAAGAAGGGCCTGGCGCTGACGCCGGTGAAATTCGGCATCGCGTTCAACGTCACGCACCTGAACCAGGCTGGCGCGCTGGTGCACGTCTACGTGGACGGCTCCGTGCTGGTCAACCACGGCGGCACCGAGATGGGACAGGGCATCAACACCAAGGTGATGCAGGTCGTCGCGCACGAGCTGGGCGTGGACTTGCGGCACGTGCGCGCCAGCGCCACCGATACGAGCAAGGTCGCGAATACGTCCGCCACCGCGGCCTCCACCGGCGCGGACCTGAACGGCAAGGCCGCGCAGGACGCGGCGCGCCAGATCCGCGAGCGCCTGGCCGCCTTCGCGGTCAAGCAGTACGGCGGCGACGTCGCGGCGGTGCGCTTCGGCGCGGACGTGGTGCACGTCAATGGTCACGAGGTGCCGTTCCCCGAGCTGGTACAGAAAGCCTACCTGGCGCGCGTGCAGCTGTGGTCGGACGGTTTTTATGCCACCCCGGGTCTGCACTGGGACCCGAAGACGATGACGGGCCATCCGTTCTCGTACTACGCCTATGGCGCGGCCGTCTCGGAAGTGGTGGTGGACACGCTGACGGGCGAATGGAAGCTGCTGCGCGCGGATGCGCTGTACGACGCCGGCGCCTCGCTCAACCCGGCCATCGACATCGGCCAGGTCGAGGGCGCCTTCATCCAGGGCATGGGCTGGCTGACGACGGAGCAGCTGTGGTGGAACGACGCCGGCAAGCTGATGACGCATGCGCCGTCCACCTACAAGATCCCCGGCATCTCGGACTGCCCGGAAGACTTCCGCGTGCGCCTGTTCGACAATCGCAACGTCGAAGACAGCATTCATCGGTCCAAGGCAACAGGCGAGCCGCCGCTGCTGCTGCCGTTTTCCGTGTTCTTCGCCATCCGCGATGCGATCTCCAGCGTGGGCGAGCACCGGGTCAATCCGCCGCTGGACGCGCCAGCGACCAGCGAGGAAATCCTCAAGGCCGTCGACGCGGTGCAGGAAAGCGTTGCACAGAAAATGGGGTCTGTCCCCATTTTTGAGGCAACAGTTTCGGACGGCAAATGA
- the xdhC gene encoding xanthine dehydrogenase accessory protein XdhC — translation MNDWLTATAGPAVLVTVARVEGSSPRATGTKMLVTARSQLDTIGGGHLELKAVEIARGMLARADASVQYERFPLGPSLGQCCGGVVWLAFEPVDAELAQVLEALRTRRRDDSVRIAAVDGKPACALFDAAGGRIGGSADVAFVATAQAGLHADASGRRWLVDPILAPRAHVLLFGAGHVGAAIVRALAELPCSVTWVDERDDMFPARVPDNVTVEVTDTPATLVAAAPPGASYLVMTHSHALDQRLCEAILAREQVGWFGLIGSKTKRAQFESRMAARGIDPVRIATMVCPIGLPGIIDKAPPVIAASVAAQLLIVWQAQAAALPQPIQEN, via the coding sequence ATGAACGACTGGCTGACGGCGACCGCCGGGCCGGCGGTGCTGGTCACGGTCGCGCGGGTGGAAGGGTCCAGCCCGCGCGCGACCGGCACCAAGATGCTGGTGACGGCGCGCAGCCAGCTGGACACCATCGGCGGTGGCCACCTGGAACTGAAAGCGGTCGAGATCGCGCGGGGCATGCTGGCGCGCGCCGACGCGTCCGTGCAGTACGAGCGCTTTCCGCTCGGTCCCAGCCTGGGGCAGTGCTGCGGCGGCGTCGTCTGGCTCGCGTTCGAGCCGGTCGATGCCGAACTGGCGCAAGTGCTGGAAGCGCTGCGCACGCGACGTCGTGACGACAGCGTGCGCATCGCGGCGGTCGATGGCAAGCCGGCGTGTGCGCTGTTCGACGCCGCCGGCGGCAGGATTGGCGGCAGCGCGGATGTCGCGTTCGTCGCGACGGCGCAGGCCGGCCTGCACGCCGATGCCAGCGGCCGCCGCTGGCTGGTCGACCCCATCCTGGCGCCGCGCGCCCACGTGTTGCTGTTCGGCGCCGGCCACGTCGGTGCCGCCATCGTGCGCGCGCTGGCCGAGCTGCCCTGCAGCGTGACGTGGGTGGACGAGCGCGACGACATGTTCCCGGCGCGAGTGCCGGACAACGTGACGGTCGAAGTCACGGACACGCCGGCAACGCTGGTCGCGGCCGCGCCGCCGGGCGCCAGCTACCTCGTCATGACGCACAGCCACGCGCTGGACCAGCGCCTGTGCGAGGCCATCCTGGCGCGCGAACAGGTCGGCTGGTTCGGCCTGATCGGCTCGAAAACCAAGCGCGCCCAGTTCGAGAGCCGCATGGCCGCGCGCGGCATCGATCCGGTACGCATCGCCACGATGGTGTGCCCGATCGGCCTGCCGGGTATCATCGACAAGGCGCCGCCCGTCATCGCCGCTTCCGTCGCGGCCCAATTACTGATCGTGTGGCAGGCGCAAGCCGCCGCCCTGCCGCAACCCATTCAAGAGAACTGA
- the guaD gene encoding guanine deaminase, which produces MQTASPVQGYRAGLLHFHADPAFAADAHAWHEDGLLIVADGKVVAAGDYARLAPTLPPDAQVTDYRGKVITPGFIDAHVHYPQTDMIASPAPGLLPWLEQYTFPTERAFADPAHAAGVAEFFLDELLRCGTTTALVYATVHPQSVDAFFTASEARGLRMIAGKVLMDRHCPDFLCDTAEQGARATEELIRRWHKHGRSLYAITPRFAPTSTEAQMALAGELARAYPDTFLQTHVSENEDECRWVKQLYPEARSYLDVYDRYGMLRPRAVFGHCIWLDETDRARMAETRAAAAVCPTSNLFLGSGLFDFERADRAGMLMALATDVGAGTSFSMLQTMNEAYKVARLKGSYLPALRMFYLSTLGAARSLHLDDTIGSFAAGREADFIVLDPQATPLLARRTANTDSLEELLFALALLGDDRAIAATYSAGCRVHVRQG; this is translated from the coding sequence ATGCAGACAGCATCACCCGTGCAAGGCTACCGAGCCGGCTTGTTGCACTTCCACGCCGATCCGGCCTTCGCCGCGGACGCGCATGCATGGCACGAGGACGGCTTGCTGATCGTCGCCGACGGCAAGGTCGTCGCGGCCGGCGATTACGCGCGACTGGCGCCGACACTGCCGCCGGATGCCCAGGTGACGGACTATCGCGGCAAGGTGATCACGCCGGGCTTCATCGACGCGCACGTGCACTACCCGCAGACGGACATGATCGCCTCGCCGGCGCCGGGCCTGCTGCCCTGGCTGGAGCAGTACACGTTCCCGACCGAGCGTGCGTTCGCCGATCCGGCCCACGCGGCCGGCGTCGCGGAGTTCTTCCTGGACGAGCTGCTGCGCTGCGGTACCACGACGGCGCTGGTCTATGCCACCGTGCATCCGCAATCGGTCGATGCGTTCTTCACCGCCAGCGAGGCGCGCGGCCTGCGCATGATCGCGGGGAAGGTGCTGATGGACCGTCACTGCCCGGACTTCCTGTGCGATACGGCGGAGCAGGGCGCGCGCGCGACGGAAGAGCTGATCCGGCGCTGGCACAAGCACGGCCGCTCGCTGTACGCGATCACGCCGCGCTTCGCACCCACCTCCACCGAGGCACAGATGGCGCTGGCCGGCGAACTGGCGCGCGCCTATCCCGATACCTTCCTGCAGACCCACGTGTCGGAGAACGAGGACGAATGCCGCTGGGTCAAGCAGCTCTATCCCGAGGCGCGCAGCTACCTGGACGTGTACGACCGCTATGGCATGCTGCGCCCGCGCGCCGTGTTCGGCCACTGCATCTGGCTGGACGAAACGGATCGCGCCCGGATGGCCGAGACGCGTGCGGCGGCGGCGGTATGCCCGACGTCCAACCTGTTCCTGGGCAGCGGCCTGTTCGACTTCGAGCGGGCCGATCGCGCCGGCATGCTGATGGCGCTGGCCACCGACGTGGGCGCGGGCACGTCGTTCTCGATGTTGCAAACGATGAATGAAGCCTATAAAGTAGCGCGCTTGAAGGGCAGCTACCTGCCGGCGCTGCGCATGTTCTACCTGTCCACCCTGGGCGCCGCGCGCAGCCTGCACCTGGACGACACGATCGGCAGTTTCGCGGCCGGGCGCGAAGCGGACTTCATCGTCCTCGACCCGCAGGCCACGCCGCTGCTGGCACGCCGCACCGCCAACACGGACAGCCTGGAAGAACTGCTGTTCGCGCTGGCGCTGCTGGGCGACGACCGCGCTATCGCGGCCACGTATTCGGCCGGCTGCCGGGTGCATGTGCGGCAGGGCTGA
- a CDS encoding adenosine deaminase — translation MQKKLIAAVVLTAFAAGAHAASNEDIVKRHFATLVGAQPKTAELTMFLTMMPKGGDLHHHYSGAIYAEQYLEWVDKQGWCVSKTNFRINTDKAVVAAEQAKPAPLRGCVSGSDVVADNNAYRALLQKWSTLDFYNHGADQLPPDQTFFDTFGYFGPVASTNTAEGLRTLKARAIAENLSYIETIFELAPITADAEFDKLLQSPGFDSGKLEAALAALATRLEADPSFAKGIADYVANVQASSAGIDDEQFTMRYQPYVLRFLSPSVVFSQMLASFKLAKAEPRIVGVNIVGQESLNVSMRDYSLHMRMFQFLKSKYPDVKTALHAGELKLGIVPPEGLTFHISEAVQVAGADRIGHGIDIAHEKDALGVLRTMRARKVPVEVNLTSNEFILGVKGADHPVDLYRRHGVPFVISTDDAGVTRHNLSNEYVLFATRYKTDYAEVKKLSYDSIRYSFLADGDKQRLIKQLDGRFARFEAEIARSLAKQ, via the coding sequence ATGCAGAAAAAACTCATCGCCGCCGTCGTCTTGACTGCCTTTGCCGCCGGCGCCCACGCCGCCAGCAACGAAGACATCGTCAAGCGCCACTTTGCCACGCTGGTCGGCGCGCAGCCGAAGACGGCCGAACTGACGATGTTCCTGACGATGATGCCCAAGGGCGGCGACCTGCACCACCACTACTCCGGCGCCATCTACGCCGAGCAGTACCTGGAATGGGTCGACAAGCAGGGCTGGTGCGTCAGTAAGACCAACTTCCGCATCAATACCGACAAGGCGGTCGTCGCGGCCGAGCAGGCCAAGCCGGCACCTCTGCGCGGCTGCGTCTCGGGCAGCGACGTGGTGGCGGACAACAATGCCTACCGCGCCTTGCTGCAGAAGTGGTCCACCCTGGACTTTTACAACCACGGCGCCGACCAGTTGCCGCCCGACCAGACCTTCTTCGACACCTTCGGCTACTTCGGTCCGGTCGCCTCGACCAATACGGCCGAAGGCCTGCGCACCCTGAAGGCACGCGCGATCGCCGAGAACCTGTCGTACATCGAGACGATCTTCGAGTTGGCCCCGATCACGGCGGACGCGGAGTTCGACAAGCTGCTGCAGTCCCCAGGCTTCGACAGCGGCAAGCTCGAGGCCGCACTGGCGGCGCTGGCCACGCGCCTGGAAGCCGATCCGTCGTTCGCGAAAGGCATCGCCGACTACGTCGCCAACGTGCAGGCCAGCAGCGCCGGCATCGACGACGAGCAGTTCACGATGCGCTACCAGCCTTACGTGCTGCGTTTCCTGTCGCCGTCCGTCGTGTTCTCGCAGATGCTGGCCAGCTTCAAGCTGGCCAAGGCGGAGCCGCGCATCGTCGGCGTCAACATCGTGGGGCAGGAAAGCCTGAACGTGTCGATGCGCGACTACAGCCTGCACATGCGGATGTTCCAGTTCCTCAAGTCGAAGTATCCGGACGTGAAGACGGCGCTGCATGCGGGCGAGCTGAAACTGGGCATCGTGCCGCCGGAAGGGCTGACCTTCCACATCAGTGAAGCGGTGCAGGTGGCGGGCGCCGACCGGATCGGCCATGGCATCGACATCGCGCACGAAAAGGATGCGCTGGGGGTGCTGCGCACGATGCGCGCACGCAAGGTGCCGGTCGAGGTCAACCTGACCAGCAACGAATTCATCCTGGGCGTGAAAGGCGCCGACCATCCGGTCGATCTGTACCGCCGGCACGGCGTGCCGTTCGTGATCTCGACGGACGACGCCGGCGTGACGCGGCATAACCTGTCGAACGAGTACGTGCTGTTCGCCACGCGCTACAAGACGGACTATGCGGAGGTGAAGAAGCTGTCGTACGACAGCATCCGCTACAGTTTCCTGGCCGACGGGGACAAGCAGCGGCTGATCAAGCAGCTCGACGGCCGGTTTGCCAGGTTCGAGGCGGAGATCGCCCGCTCGTTGGCCAAGCAATAA
- a CDS encoding TonB-dependent receptor: MMNHKRLRLTQIALSLSIALASLPTVAQNTTSAIGGRVLGADGNPAAGATVTITHVESGSVSNVTADAQGRYVARGLRVGGPYTITIEKNGVTEKRENVFVNLAETASVDAQLGQPMQTVVVAGSTVRNDRFSKTTMGAGTNISATELAIQGSINRNLQDYARTDPRVSQTDKERGELSVAGQNSRYNTLTIDGVSVSDTFGLEASGSPTSKQPISIEAIQSVQVNVANYDVTQKGYTGGNINAVTKSGTNKVKGSVYYVFRNDSTVGDRFNQSTGEYYEPAKFKETTKGATVGGPLIKDKLFIFANYEKLESTRTAPSFGPVGSALTNVAITPNAIAQAQQIAKNSYGLDVGNDVVPGGTMLDVTDKLLKFDWNISDDHRAMFRWSKTEQTEPIFPGLSATGISLNSYWYNQAKVIETKVAQLTSDWTPTFSTEVKLSVRDYDSVPKLNSQLPLIGLRFSGALPAGAPAGTSTNDRFLNFGTENSRQRNILGTKTDDYYVGANWQLGAHEVKFGADYQKNEIYNAFVQNIFGNYTFACQQGIGYEFLPRQANGAEGVLASCGNTVNAATIEAAVLENFRRGRPVSYQTTIANAGYTLDDAVAKFTTKNTGLFLQDTWTINPQLTISGGVRVDSIDVGSRPLVNAAVAAPTVARTTPTGRQTGGFGLDNTNTFDGQKLWQPRFGFNYNLESARRTQVRGGVGLFQGSAMAVWLSNPFQNAGVATAVAGCGTSGLAACDTRGGLFSSDINNQPIPSTGKPAASVDILAPGLRQPSVWKANLAVDHELPWYNLVVSAEYLKTDVRDAIYYRNVNIGEATRIGSDGRELYYTAQGYNTDCWNSTGARITTGACNGLRARSGANANFANVLVATGTKQGGSNLATLSLSRPLISGLGWSVSYTYTESKEVSPLTSSTSNSNWSGRSVFNPNEEVVANSSYLVKDRINAVLNFRKRFFGAYNTTFGLFYEGRSGKPYSWTFNNDMNGDDLAGNDLMYIPSKFGSGEVIFKGDTAANRANEEKFWAIVDGNRALRDSAGKVVGRNTSFAPWTNTFDLRISQEVPGFWQGHKGVVTFDLFNVGNLLNKKWGRINEVGFQSAGAQARSFVDFAGIDASGKYIYQLRDKVEDFDVRQAKGESQWALQATVKYEF, from the coding sequence ATGATGAATCACAAACGGCTCCGGCTAACGCAGATCGCGCTCAGCCTGTCCATCGCGCTGGCGTCGCTGCCGACCGTCGCGCAGAACACCACGTCCGCGATCGGCGGCCGCGTGCTGGGCGCGGACGGCAATCCTGCCGCGGGCGCAACCGTCACCATTACGCACGTCGAGTCCGGTTCTGTCAGCAACGTGACGGCTGACGCCCAGGGGCGCTACGTCGCGCGTGGCTTGCGCGTGGGCGGTCCCTACACGATCACGATCGAAAAGAACGGCGTGACCGAGAAGCGTGAAAACGTCTTCGTCAACCTGGCCGAAACGGCCAGCGTCGATGCCCAGCTGGGCCAGCCGATGCAGACCGTCGTCGTCGCGGGCAGCACCGTGCGCAACGACCGCTTCTCGAAGACCACGATGGGCGCCGGTACCAATATCAGCGCGACCGAACTGGCGATCCAGGGCTCGATCAACCGCAACCTGCAGGACTACGCCCGGACCGACCCGCGCGTCTCGCAGACCGACAAGGAACGCGGCGAACTGTCCGTGGCCGGCCAGAACAGCCGCTACAACACCCTGACCATCGACGGCGTGTCCGTCAGCGACACGTTCGGCCTGGAAGCCTCCGGCTCGCCGACGTCGAAGCAGCCGATCTCGATCGAAGCGATCCAGTCGGTGCAGGTCAACGTGGCCAACTACGACGTCACCCAGAAGGGCTACACCGGCGGCAACATCAACGCCGTCACGAAGTCCGGCACCAACAAGGTCAAGGGCAGCGTCTACTACGTGTTCCGTAACGACTCGACCGTGGGCGACCGCTTCAACCAGTCCACCGGCGAATACTACGAACCGGCCAAGTTCAAGGAAACGACCAAGGGCGCCACCGTCGGCGGCCCCCTGATCAAGGACAAGCTGTTCATCTTCGCCAACTACGAGAAGCTGGAATCGACCCGTACCGCGCCGTCCTTCGGCCCGGTCGGCAGCGCGCTGACCAACGTGGCGATCACGCCGAACGCCATCGCGCAGGCGCAGCAGATCGCCAAGAACAGCTACGGCCTGGACGTCGGCAACGACGTGGTGCCGGGCGGCACGATGCTGGACGTGACGGACAAGCTGCTGAAGTTCGACTGGAACATCAGCGACGATCACCGCGCCATGTTCCGCTGGTCGAAGACGGAGCAGACCGAACCGATCTTCCCGGGCCTGTCCGCCACCGGCATCTCGCTGAACTCGTACTGGTACAACCAGGCCAAGGTCATCGAAACCAAGGTGGCCCAGCTGACGTCCGACTGGACGCCGACGTTCTCGACCGAAGTCAAGCTGTCGGTGCGTGACTACGACAGCGTACCGAAGCTGAACTCGCAGCTGCCGCTGATCGGCCTGCGCTTCTCCGGCGCGCTGCCGGCCGGTGCGCCGGCGGGCACGTCCACCAACGACCGCTTCCTGAACTTCGGCACGGAAAACAGCCGCCAGCGCAACATCCTGGGCACCAAGACGGACGACTACTACGTCGGCGCCAACTGGCAGCTGGGCGCGCACGAAGTCAAGTTCGGCGCGGACTACCAGAAGAACGAGATCTACAACGCGTTCGTGCAGAACATCTTCGGCAACTACACGTTTGCCTGCCAGCAGGGTATCGGCTACGAATTCCTGCCGCGTCAGGCGAACGGCGCCGAAGGCGTACTGGCATCGTGCGGCAATACCGTCAACGCCGCGACGATCGAGGCAGCCGTGCTGGAGAACTTCCGCCGCGGTCGTCCGGTGTCGTACCAGACGACGATCGCCAACGCCGGCTACACGCTCGATGACGCGGTCGCCAAGTTCACGACGAAGAACACCGGCCTGTTCCTGCAGGATACGTGGACGATCAACCCGCAACTGACCATCAGCGGCGGCGTGCGCGTGGACAGTATCGACGTCGGTTCGCGTCCGCTGGTCAACGCCGCCGTGGCCGCGCCGACCGTGGCGCGCACGACGCCGACCGGCCGCCAGACCGGCGGTTTCGGCCTGGACAACACCAACACGTTCGACGGCCAGAAGCTGTGGCAGCCGCGTTTTGGCTTCAACTACAACCTCGAGTCCGCCCGTCGCACCCAGGTGCGCGGTGGCGTCGGCCTGTTCCAGGGTTCCGCGATGGCCGTCTGGCTGAGCAACCCGTTCCAGAACGCCGGCGTGGCAACGGCCGTGGCCGGTTGCGGCACCAGCGGCCTGGCCGCATGCGATACCCGTGGCGGCCTGTTCAGCTCCGACATCAACAATCAGCCGATTCCATCGACCGGCAAGCCTGCCGCATCGGTCGACATCCTGGCTCCTGGCCTGCGTCAGCCGTCCGTGTGGAAGGCCAACCTGGCCGTCGACCACGAACTGCCGTGGTACAACCTGGTCGTCAGCGCGGAATACCTGAAGACCGACGTGCGTGACGCGATCTACTACCGCAACGTGAACATCGGCGAAGCGACCCGCATCGGCAGCGATGGCCGCGAGCTGTACTACACGGCGCAAGGCTACAACACCGATTGCTGGAACTCGACCGGTGCCCGCATCACCACCGGCGCCTGCAACGGCCTGCGCGCGCGCTCCGGCGCCAACGCCAACTTCGCCAACGTACTGGTCGCGACCGGCACGAAGCAGGGCGGCAGCAACCTGGCCACCCTGTCGCTGAGCCGTCCGCTGATCTCGGGCCTGGGCTGGTCGGTGTCGTACACGTACACGGAATCGAAGGAAGTGTCGCCGCTGACGTCGTCGACGTCGAACTCGAACTGGTCCGGCCGTTCGGTGTTCAACCCGAACGAGGAAGTCGTCGCCAACTCGAGCTACCTGGTCAAGGACCGCATCAACGCGGTGCTGAACTTCCGCAAGCGCTTCTTCGGCGCGTACAACACGACCTTCGGCCTGTTCTACGAAGGCCGCTCGGGCAAGCCGTACAGCTGGACGTTCAACAACGACATGAACGGCGACGACCTGGCCGGCAACGACCTGATGTACATCCCGTCGAAGTTCGGTTCGGGTGAAGTCATCTTCAAGGGCGATACGGCGGCAAACCGCGCCAACGAAGAGAAGTTCTGGGCGATCGTGGACGGCAACCGCGCACTGCGCGACTCGGCCGGCAAGGTCGTGGGCCGCAACACCAGCTTCGCGCCATGGACCAACACCTTCGACCTGCGCATCTCGCAGGAAGTGCCGGGCTTCTGGCAGGGCCACAAGGGTGTCGTGACCTTCGACCTGTTCAACGTGGGTAACCTGTTGAACAAGAAGTGGGGCCGCATCAACGAAGTGGGCTTCCAGTCGGCCGGCGCGCAAGCCCGTTCGTTCGTGGACTTCGCCGGCATCGACGCCAGCGGCAAGTACATCTACCAGCTGCGCGACAAGGTCGAGGACTTCGACGTGCGCCAGGCCAAGGGCGAATCGCAGTGGGCCCTGCAGGCGACCGTGAAGTACGAATTCTAA